The DNA segment GTTCAGCTCGTCTTTCAACCTGTTATATCCCTCTTTGGTCAGATACACTCTATCGCTCATATCTCTTCTGTTTGTTATTCATTCACGCCCTGTATATCCTAGCGTCTCTTTGTCAATAAAAAAAGTAAAGCCAGCGTGCCGCTGACTTTACCTCTCTTCGTTCAAGATCAATTTACAATTCTTTGTACTGCTTACAAAGCTGGTTTACAGGTTAAAAGCAAAATACACATTGCTATCCCCTCGCTTGACGAGCAAAAATAACAGATCACCCTCTTTCATCTTACCGACAATTGATAAAAACTGTTTGTACGATGTGATGTCCTTTCTATTTGCCGCCTTGACTACATCACCGTTACGCAGACCGGCGCGGTAAGCATTACCAGCCGGGTCAACGTCTGTAACGACAACTTTTCCGGCATCGGTCTGTAACCTGTACCTCGATGCCAATTCAGAAGACATGGGCGCTGCGGTGAAACCAAGCAAATCACTCATCTCCTGCTGCTGTTCGGCAGCAACAGGTTGATCCGGGATCTGGTCGAGCTTCACCGAAAGAGTTTTCATAGTACCGTCCCTCCATATGGTCAGCTTAACTACGGTACCTGGTGATGTTCTGGCAACGGTGTTACGCAGTTCAATGGTATCCCTGACCTTTTTTCCGTTCATCTCAATAATGACATCACCTGTTTTCAAACCCCCTGCTTCCGCAGGGCTTTTCTCGACAACCGTACCGACAAGCACTCCCTCGGCTTTCTTGAGTTTAAGACCTTTTGCGATGTTCTCATCCACATCCTGTATCGTCACACCAAGCCATCCTCTGGTAACCTTGCCGGTCTTAATGAGCGACTGCATGATCTGTCGAGCCATATTTGACGGAACAGCAAAACCAATCCCCTGAAAGCCACCGGTACGGCTCGCTATGGCCGTATTTATGCCGACCAGCTCTCCGTTGATATTCACGAGAGGCCCTCCCGAATTCCCTGGATTGATCGCGGCATCAGTCTGAATGAAGTCTTCATAGTCGGCCAGACCGACATTTGCACGGCCTTTAGCACTGACAATCCCCTGTGTTACTGTCCGGGCAAGGTTTTCCCCCAGAGGGCTGCCAATAGCAATCACCCACTCACCAACCCGTAATGCATCACTGTCACCAATAGCAATAGGCTTCAGATTTTTCACTTCGACTTTAATGACTGCGATATCTGTCTTAGGATCCGTACCGATAACTTTTGCCTGCACCTTTTTGTTGTCATGGGTTCTGATATAAATGTTATCGGCCTTATCGACAACGTGATTGTTCGTCAGGATATATCCGTCACTGCTGACGACAACCCCCGAACCGAGCCCTCGTAAAACCTCCTTGCGACCGTTGGCACCCTCTTCACGTCTTCTCGGTGTCTCAAAAAAATCATCGAATGGGCTCCCGAAAAAATCAAAAGGTGAAATAAATCTCCGGTTGACGGTTTTTTCGGTGAAAATAGTCACAACCGAAGGAGTCGCAGATTCGGCAATCTGTACGAAAGCTTCATTGAAATCTTTGAGGGTACGAATCGGTTTGTCCTGAAAAGTATTGGCCGCCGACGCCATGTTGATATGGTTGGATACAGCCACCTTACTCTCATCTTTTGCCGGAAAGGTAAACTCCAGGTTGGAAAACACGAGCCAACCTATGGCCACCCCAGCGAGAACCAAAAACAGGTAGGATAGTTTTTTCTTATTCATCTTGTTCAGCATTTATTCATGTTATCACTTTGATAATTGATTTGTATGTAAAATCTATCGTTTTACATTTTCCACCACTGTTTCATAACAGCAATAACTACACAGAGCGTTTAAAGGATACACTCGAAAATCAACAAGCCCGCAGCATCCAAATATCATTCCTCAAAATTTTCAAGGGCATCAACAGTACGTAACCCGGCTTGCATTTTGTTCATGGTCTCCTCAAATTCATTCAGAGGCACCGAATCGGCAACAATACCACCCGCCGCCTGAAAATAAATGATATTGTCTCTAACAACCATTGTCCTTATGGCAATTGCGGTTTCAAGCTGTCCCCGGAAATCGATAAACCCTACCGCGCCACCGTAAAGACCACGTTTTTCTTCCTCCAGTTCGTAAATAATCTCCATTGCCCTCACTTTCGGCGCACCGGTCAAGGTGCCTGCAGGAAAACAGGCCCAGAATGCATCCATCGGACTGTAACTATCCTGCAGCTCTCCCCGGACATTACTGACAATATGCATAACATGGGAGTAGCGTTCGATGATCATTTTTTCATTGGTCTCGACAGTACCGATCTTTGCAATCCTACCGATATCGTTCCGGCTCAAGTCAATAAGCATCAAATGCTCGGCAAGTTCTTTTTCATCCGATAACAACTCTTTTTCGATCCTGGCGTCCTCTTCATATGTTTTGCCCCTCGGCCTGGTACCGGCAATCGGACGTGTATCGACAATCCTTCGCCCGTCTTCATCCATACCCACCTTGACAAGCAGCTCGGGAGACGACCCAACTATGTCGAAATCTCCCATATCGAAATAGTACAGATAAGGTGAGGGGTTTATGGTTCGCAACATGCGATACACATCAAACGGCCCGGTATTCAGCTGACGTTTGAGTCTTTGGGAAACCTGAACCTGAAAAATGTCACCGGCTCTGATATGCTCTTTGGCGACAAGAACCTTCTTGAGGAAATCTTCTTTAACAGTATTGGAAACAACCTCTTCATGCTTTTCCGGTCTTAGCTGTATGCAAAGAGGGTCAAGAGGCTGAAACATTTTAGCACGAATGGTTTCGATAACCTGTTCCGCTCTGTTCCGGTCTTCCTCACCGAGGTAGTTGACAACGATAAACACTTTCCGTTTGACATTGTCAAAAACAACCAGCTTGTCACAGAACAGCAGGAAAACATCGGGCAGACCTGACGGATCCGGTTTACGGGGAAAAGGGATCTTTTCAACCAGATGCATTGTATCATAACTGAAATATCCAAAGGCTCCGGACGTAATCATCGGGGAAGATCCAACCATGCTTTCTACCTGCTGGGACGACCCGAATGCGCCAAGACAACGATCGATGACTTTCCTCAACTCTCGTTCTCCTGCTATCAGAGCTTCGAGACCCTTGAAACGCTCATCCCTCACCTGAAGAGAAATATCTCCATCGACCGAACCTTTAAGAATCGCGACCGGATCAATCGCTATGTAGGAAAAACGGGCAAGCTTTTCTTCTCCCTCGACAGATTCGAGCAAACATGAATAAACCTCCCGAAGTTTCAGATACACCGAAACAGGGGTTTCAGTGTCCGCATGAACAGCTTTGATGAGAGGATTAAGAATAAAATCGGTCGAAGGACCTGTATGTGACATAAGTCAGAGCGATGAATGAATAATGCAAATGCTTAAATAAAAGAAAAAATCACTATCATGAAATAGAGAGTAAATCTCGTTAACCCCTTACCCTTTCGCCAACATAAAGGATGGGTAGATCTTATTCAGAAAAAACGATAACTTTTATCAACTGGCTAAAAGCACTGGCATTATCACCGGGGGTGCTTTTTTCAGCCGGGTATCTTGTTATTTACCTCCTTACCAACGTCTATCTCAACAGCGCGCTCAAGAACACCATTTTGCAGGAAATTGAAACTGCAACAGAAAACCGATACACTATTTCAGTTGAACATCTTCGTGCCGGAATTGACTTACAGTCGGTTACGCTACGAAATCTCGAATTCATACCGGTAAAAAAACAGAATCAGCAAGAAGAAAACCCCGGACTCTCTCTTCCCAACCTGCACATCGAACAGGTGAATCTCTGCAATCTTCTTTTCAGCCGACAGTGCGTAGAACATTCAACCAGAGAAATTTCACGACACATTCTCTGCATCAATCATCTGCTGGTACTGTCATTGCCTCAATGAACCATCAAACCGGTTCTTTGCCAACGAATCGAATTGAGCTTTTCAACCGGATTCAACAGGGAAATGTTCGGATTCCATGACCAGTAAACCATCAAAGCCTCACCGACCATATCCCGTTCAGGTAAGAATCCCCAAAAACGGCTATCGAGACTGTTATCCCTGTTATCCCCCATAACAAAGTAATAGTTCTGCTCAATGGTATAGGTATCGGCAGGCTGACCGTCGATAAGAATTGTACCATCTGTAACTCCGATACTATGCCCTTCTTCGGCAATCAATGAGGCATAGAGATAGTAACCCTTTTCGTTCAGCGTTACGACATCGCCTTTGCGAGGAACACGGATCGGGCCGTAATTGTCCTTATTGAAACCTGAAAACCTTGGAAACACCTGCTGGTCCGGATATCCTGCGGGCATCAAATCAGCGAGAAACTGTGCATGCTCCGGAAATATTGCCTCTTCACCATTTATGAAGAGTCTGCGGTCCTTGATTTCGAGCACATCTCCACTTATCGCCACGCAACGTTTTATGTAGTTTAAAGACCTGTCCTTCGGAAATTTGAACACAACGATATCCCCCCGTTCGACAGAATCGATTCCCGGTAACCTGATATCGGTAAAAGGAACCTTTGCCCCATAGATATATTTGTTTACAAATAAAAAATCACCGGCAAGCAGTGTTTTTTCCATAGAGCTTGTTGGTATACGATACGATTCTACAACAAATACTCTTATGAGAGTGGCAAATACAAGTGCAATCAGTAAAGCCTCAAACCACTCTTTTGAATGCTGTTTTCCCGTTTTCTCTTTACCTTTTCCCAAAACCTTTATTTTTTGAATGTTACAACCGGAACCGCTTTCCAGACCACTGTTTTTTTTGACGCTTTTCATCCCGTTATCTTGCGGCGCTCCGCCTGGATATGGCACCTACCCCGGCACTCTACTGATCATCCATATTCAATACAGCGAGAAACGCTTCCTGGGGAACTTCCACCCGCCCGACCTGCTTCATCCGTTTTTTACCTTCTTTCTGCTTTTCCAACAGCTTTCGCTTTCGGCTGATATCCCCTCCATAGCATTTGGCAAGAACGTTCTTTCTCATTGCAGAGATGGTCTCACGGGCTATGACCCTGCTTCCGATCGCGGCCTGAATAGCGACTTCATACATCTGTCGTGGAATAATGCCTCTGAGCTTCTGGCATAGCTTTCTCCCCCACTCATATGCTTTTGAACGATGAACAATGGTGGAAAGCGCATCAACCGGTTCACCATTGAGAAGTACGTCGAGCTTGACAAGATCCGAAACACGATAGCCGATATATTCATAATCCATCGACGCATATCCTTTCGATACCGACTTGAGTTTGTCATGAAAGTCAAAAACAATCTCGGCAAGCGGAAACTCGAACTGCAAATTCACCCTCGAAGTATCAAGATAATCGGTATTCTTATACTCTCCCCGCCGCTCCATGGCAAGCTTCATGATATTACCGATATAGTCTGCCATCGTGATAATATGAATGCTGACATATGGCTCCTCGATCTGTTTGATCAACCCGGCGTCAGGCATTTTCGAGGGATTGTCAACGACAAGCGTCTCTCCGTCGGTTGAGACGACCCTGTACTCAACGTTGGGAACCGTTGTTATGATGTTGACCTGATATTCCCTCTCCAGCCGCTCCTGTATGATTTCCATGTGCAACAACCCGAGAAACCCACACCTGAACCCGAAACCGAGTGCTGCAGATGTTTCAGGGGTATAGACCAGGGAAGCGTCGTTCAATGAAAGTTTTTCAAGTGACTCACGAAGATCTTCGAACTCATCGGAGTTCACCGGATAGAGACCGCTGAAAACCATCGGCTTGACATCTTTATACCCTGCAAGCCGTTCCCTCGCCGGAGCATCAGCAAGAGTAACCGTATCGCCCACTTTGGCATCCCGGACATCTTTGATGGAACAAATAAGGTAGCCGACATCTCCCGACTCGAGCACTTTGGAAGGCTGTCGTTTGAGCCCCATGGATCCGATCTCGTCAGCGACAAAAACTTTGTTGTTGGCAAAAAAACTGACTCGATCCCCTTTCTTGAGAACACCGTCAACAATGCGCAAATAAACGATTGCACCACGATATGCATCGAACACCGAATCGAAAATCAGAGCCCGGAGAGGTTGATCACGATGATTGACAGGTGCCGGAATTCTTGCAATAATAGCCTCGAGCAAAACATCGACTCCAATACCGGCCTTTGCCGATACCTCGACAATTTCACTTCTTTCAACACCCATAAGATCGACAATCTGCTGAGCCACCCCTTCTACATCAGCGGAAGGAAGGTCTATTTTATTGATGACCGGAATAATTTCCAGTCCGGCCTCAACGGCGAGATAGAGATTGGCAATAGTCTGAGCCTCGACCCCCTGCGTAGCATCGACCACAAGCAACGCCCCTTCACAAGCGGCCAGAGAACGTGAAACTTCATAACTGAAATCAACATGTCCCGGGGTATCGATAAGGTTCAGAATATATGCATCACCATCGACAGCCTTATAGTGCATACGGATTGCATGACTTTTTATGGTGATACCTCGTTCACGTTCAAGCTCCATATCATCAAGCACCTGTTCAGCTACCTGATTGTGCTGTAACGTATCAGTCGCTTCCAAAAATCGATCTGCAAGCGTAGATTTTCCGTGATCTATATGAGCTATGATACAGAAGTTCCTGATAGTATTGACTACCCTACTGCTCGAAGGCATAAACTGTTCATATTTAGTTGAAATTCGCAAAAACACCGGGGAATATAATGAATCCGGTTTCCCTATGAAAACAAGGGGCACTCCTCTTCACAACGGAACCCACAACAGAATTCAACAGCGTTCATCTTGCGCTTACCCTCCATTTGAAGAGAGATGATCTCAACCCACCCGTCAAGCCCCATAACAAACAACCGGTTTCCATCCGTCGAGAAACTGCCCGGCACCATTGCCTGCTGCTTCGATTCAGGAAGCTGAAAATCAGAAGGGATCGCTTTATAGATCTTTACTTTTTTATGATTGAATACCGTCCAGGCTGTTGGTCTGGGTGAAAGACCTCTGACAAAATCACAAATAGCATCGACAGGCTCGGCCCAGTCAATCCGGGTATTTTCAGTGGTTAATTTGGGAGCCTTGGTCATCTTGGCTTCATCTTGCGGTAGTGGCTCTGCTTTACCCTCCCTGATAAGCTTCAGAGTCGTAACAACCGCGCCCGCACCGACAACCGATAATCGACCGGCAAGCTCTCCTGCCGTTTCCTCAACCCCGATATTTGTTTTCTCCTGCAATATAATGCTTCCGGTATCGACACGTTTTCGCAGGAAAAATGTCGTCACTCCCGTTTCCCTGTCACCGTTGATTATTGCCCAGTTGACCGGAGCAGCACCTCTGTAATGCGGCAGTAACGAAGCATGAAGATTGAACGCCCCTAACCTTGCTTGCTCAAAAACCGAAGGAGGCAGGATACGAAAAGCTGCAACGACAATTACGTCGGGCCGGTACCGCGCAACAGTTCCGGCAAAACGAGGATCCTTTACGTCATCTATTTCAAAAACTGTAAATCCCAGTTCCTTTGCTGCTTTCTTAACAGGGGTAGGTTCAGGCTCGGAACGTCTACTTCTTCTTGGTTTGTCCTTGCCGGTAACCACAAGAACAATTTCAAATTCATTGTCTAATTCAGCTATTGCGCGAAGAGAAGGGACAGCAAACTCGGGCGTTCCCATAAAAATAATTCTCATTGAAAAATCTTTTTTTCATTTTCACTTCACTTCGCAATCCAACGTCTGCGTAGCAATAGGGTAGCTGGTCCTTACCTCGCCACGAGTTATCGCATCAAGCTCTTTCTGAATTTTCCTGCGGTTTCGCCGCTGCATACGATCGACAAAAAGCGTTCCGTCGAGATGATCGACCTCATGCTGCAACACCCGTGCAGTAAGGTCGTTAAACTCCGCGGTATGCTCTTCGAAATGCTCGTCACGGTATTTGATCTGTATGGATGAAGGACGTACAACATCACCCCTGACATCAGGAATACTCAAGCAACCTTCATTCATCGAGACAAAACCTTTCACAGCAAGGATGTGAGGGTTGATGACCACCATCGGGGAAGCTTTTTCATACCCTTCGGCAATGGAAATATCGACTACAAGCAAGCGTA comes from the Prosthecochloris marina genome and includes:
- the fmt gene encoding methionyl-tRNA formyltransferase produces the protein MRIIFMGTPEFAVPSLRAIAELDNEFEIVLVVTGKDKPRRSRRSEPEPTPVKKAAKELGFTVFEIDDVKDPRFAGTVARYRPDVIVVAAFRILPPSVFEQARLGAFNLHASLLPHYRGAAPVNWAIINGDRETGVTTFFLRKRVDTGSIILQEKTNIGVEETAGELAGRLSVVGAGAVVTTLKLIREGKAEPLPQDEAKMTKAPKLTTENTRIDWAEPVDAICDFVRGLSPRPTAWTVFNHKKVKIYKAIPSDFQLPESKQQAMVPGSFSTDGNRLFVMGLDGWVEIISLQMEGKRKMNAVEFCCGFRCEEECPLFS
- the trpE gene encoding anthranilate synthase component I, giving the protein MSHTGPSTDFILNPLIKAVHADTETPVSVYLKLREVYSCLLESVEGEEKLARFSYIAIDPVAILKGSVDGDISLQVRDERFKGLEALIAGERELRKVIDRCLGAFGSSQQVESMVGSSPMITSGAFGYFSYDTMHLVEKIPFPRKPDPSGLPDVFLLFCDKLVVFDNVKRKVFIVVNYLGEEDRNRAEQVIETIRAKMFQPLDPLCIQLRPEKHEEVVSNTVKEDFLKKVLVAKEHIRAGDIFQVQVSQRLKRQLNTGPFDVYRMLRTINPSPYLYYFDMGDFDIVGSSPELLVKVGMDEDGRRIVDTRPIAGTRPRGKTYEEDARIEKELLSDEKELAEHLMLIDLSRNDIGRIAKIGTVETNEKMIIERYSHVMHIVSNVRGELQDSYSPMDAFWACFPAGTLTGAPKVRAMEIIYELEEEKRGLYGGAVGFIDFRGQLETAIAIRTMVVRDNIIYFQAAGGIVADSVPLNEFEETMNKMQAGLRTVDALENFEE
- the lepB gene encoding signal peptidase I gives rise to the protein MGKGKEKTGKQHSKEWFEALLIALVFATLIRVFVVESYRIPTSSMEKTLLAGDFLFVNKYIYGAKVPFTDIRLPGIDSVERGDIVVFKFPKDRSLNYIKRCVAISGDVLEIKDRRLFINGEEAIFPEHAQFLADLMPAGYPDQQVFPRFSGFNKDNYGPIRVPRKGDVVTLNEKGYYLYASLIAEEGHSIGVTDGTILIDGQPADTYTIEQNYYFVMGDNRDNSLDSRFWGFLPERDMVGEALMVYWSWNPNISLLNPVEKLNSIRWQRTGLMVH
- the def gene encoding peptide deformylase — its product is MILPINTYSDQVLRRKTKPLKGADEQLEELIGNMFESMRNADGIGLAAPQVGASLRLLVVDISIAEGYEKASPMVVINPHILAVKGFVSMNEGCLSIPDVRGDVVRPSSIQIKYRDEHFEEHTAEFNDLTARVLQHEVDHLDGTLFVDRMQRRNRRKIQKELDAITRGEVRTSYPIATQTLDCEVK
- the lepA gene encoding translation elongation factor 4, producing MPSSSRVVNTIRNFCIIAHIDHGKSTLADRFLEATDTLQHNQVAEQVLDDMELERERGITIKSHAIRMHYKAVDGDAYILNLIDTPGHVDFSYEVSRSLAACEGALLVVDATQGVEAQTIANLYLAVEAGLEIIPVINKIDLPSADVEGVAQQIVDLMGVERSEIVEVSAKAGIGVDVLLEAIIARIPAPVNHRDQPLRALIFDSVFDAYRGAIVYLRIVDGVLKKGDRVSFFANNKVFVADEIGSMGLKRQPSKVLESGDVGYLICSIKDVRDAKVGDTVTLADAPARERLAGYKDVKPMVFSGLYPVNSDEFEDLRESLEKLSLNDASLVYTPETSAALGFGFRCGFLGLLHMEIIQERLEREYQVNIITTVPNVEYRVVSTDGETLVVDNPSKMPDAGLIKQIEEPYVSIHIITMADYIGNIMKLAMERRGEYKNTDYLDTSRVNLQFEFPLAEIVFDFHDKLKSVSKGYASMDYEYIGYRVSDLVKLDVLLNGEPVDALSTIVHRSKAYEWGRKLCQKLRGIIPRQMYEVAIQAAIGSRVIARETISAMRKNVLAKCYGGDISRKRKLLEKQKEGKKRMKQVGRVEVPQEAFLAVLNMDDQ
- a CDS encoding DegQ family serine endoprotease, with product MNKKKLSYLFLVLAGVAIGWLVFSNLEFTFPAKDESKVAVSNHINMASAANTFQDKPIRTLKDFNEAFVQIAESATPSVVTIFTEKTVNRRFISPFDFFGSPFDDFFETPRRREEGANGRKEVLRGLGSGVVVSSDGYILTNNHVVDKADNIYIRTHDNKKVQAKVIGTDPKTDIAVIKVEVKNLKPIAIGDSDALRVGEWVIAIGSPLGENLARTVTQGIVSAKGRANVGLADYEDFIQTDAAINPGNSGGPLVNINGELVGINTAIASRTGGFQGIGFAVPSNMARQIMQSLIKTGKVTRGWLGVTIQDVDENIAKGLKLKKAEGVLVGTVVEKSPAEAGGLKTGDVIIEMNGKKVRDTIELRNTVARTSPGTVVKLTIWRDGTMKTLSVKLDQIPDQPVAAEQQQEMSDLLGFTAAPMSSELASRYRLQTDAGKVVVTDVDPAGNAYRAGLRNGDVVKAANRKDITSYKQFLSIVGKMKEGDLLFLLVKRGDSNVYFAFNL